The sequence CTTCGAATTAAACCACATGCTCCACCACTTGTGCGGGTCCCGTCTATTCCTTTGAGTTTTAATCTTGCGACCGTACTCCCCAGGCGGAATGCTTAATCTGTTAAGTGCATCACCGAAGTAACGAGTACCCCGACGACTAGCATTCATCGTTTAGGGCGTGGACTACCAGGGTATCTAATCCTGTTTGCTCCCCACGCTTTCACGCCTCAGCGTCAGTTATGTCCCAGCAGATCGCCTTCGCTTTCGGTATTCCTAGTGATATCTACGGATTTTACCCCTACACCACTAATTCCATCTGCCCCTTCCATACTCTAGGTTCCCAGTTTCAAGTGCAGTTCAATGGTTGAGCCATTGGATTTCACACCTGACTTAAAAACCCGCCTACGCGTCCTTTACGCCCAGTGATTCCGAGTAACGCTTGCTCCCTCCGTATTACCGCGGCTGCTGGCACGGAGTTAGCCGGAGCTTATTCATTAGGTACCGTCATTTTCTTCCCTAATAAAAGGAGTTTACACACCGAAATGCGTCATCCTCCACGCGGCGTTGCTGCATCAGGGTTTCCCCCATTGTGCAATATTCCTCACTGCTGCCTCCCGTAGGAGTCTGGTCCGTGTCTCAGTACCAGTGTGGCGGATCATCCTCTCAAACCCGCTATGTGTCATCGCCTTGGTGAGCTCTTACCTCACCAACTAGCTGATACAATATAGGCCGATCCCATAGCGAAAAACTTTCCCTGCGAACAGGAGTATCCGGTATTAATCACCGTTTCCAGTGGCTATCCCAGACTATGGGGCACGTAACCTATACATTACTCACCCGTGCGCCACTCGTCAGCAAAGTAGCAAGCTACTTCCTGTTACCGTTCGACTTGCATGTGTTAAGCACGCCGCCAGCGTTCACTCTGAGCCAGGATCAAACTCTCCATAATTGAAAAGACACTTCATAAATGAAGCGATTACTGATCCAGCCCAAGATATAAAATCATTGGCTGTATAGTGTCTATACTTAGTTTCCCAAGTAATAGACGGTTATTGTGTCTTATCTAAGTAAGACTTCCAGACCTTGTCTGTCCATCCCACTTGCTTAGTTTTCAATGATCTCAAACTTTCGCGATCTTCAACCCGAAGTCCCGCTAGATAGGCCTCTTTTCGATGCCTCTCATCGTTTGTGGACGGGAATTATAGGGGATTTCAAAAGCAATGTCAAGAGGTTTTTGCGCAAATTTTCAAATTTTTTGGAAATTCCCAAAATACACGCTTTTACAGTGCTGTTCCGTCAATATTTGCTACTTTGACAAAGCCCGTTTCTTTGGTCACAAGCACATCCGCAGTATGCCCATCGCTTGTGGTCAGATGGACGGTACAATCATTTGCCAGCAAGTTCATCGTATTGCCGCTGATCTGGCCGGCTCTGCCCAGATGGTCAAAAGCCAGATTCTTGATACCGCCGGATGATGTCGCCACGCCGCACACCGTCACTGAACTGATGCCGAAGCTCTTCCATAGCAATACATCATCATTCGTCCCATTACATGATGATCCGCCGAACAGACCTTTTTTTGTCATTGGATCAACTGCCCACTCATCTGATCCCGGCGTCCCCCCATTGCCGTTTCGGTCTGCATGTACCTGGTAACACTCGCCGCTTGTGCCACTCACAAAGGTGATTCGCCAGTTTGTTTCTTTCCAGTCAACACCGGCAGGTGCATCATTAAAGCGGTCTTCAACCATTGCATGGTGTTGCGTCAATCTGATATGTCTGGCAACCTGATAAGCGGCTTCAGCGATATTATCACGTTCAAATCTTGGAATAAACACCGCTGCCAGTATGCCGGCAACAACAATAACAAAGACCAGTTCGATCATCGTAAAAGCTGATTTTTTCATCGAGGTTCCTATCTTTCTTTGGAGGATAGGTCATTATAACATAAGAAAACAGTAGTGGGGAAGGTGAGAAAAGAGGAAAGTCGAAGACGGATAGAGCTTAGAGCTCTTACCTGGAAAACTGATTTTTTCCAGGCAGTGCTTTTTAAAGCTCTTCCGCTTTTTCGACGTTGTAAAGAATGTCGTCCATCGGGTGGCGGTACATCGGCATTCCGAGACGTTTTTCGTCAAGGATGTGGCCGATGAAGCCGATGGAGCGGCCGACGACGAAGAATGCGTTGAGCGCACCCGCGTCGATGAAGCCGTCGATCTCTTCCTCGGAGTAACCGAGCGCACGCCACATGTCAACCATGAGGATACCGATCGTACCGTCGACGTTCAGGATCAGGTTGTCCTTCTTGGATGTCGTCAGCTTCTCGACTTCAAGAGCGAAG is a genomic window of Sulfurimonas sp. HSL1-2 containing:
- a CDS encoding type II secretion system protein, with translation MKKSAFTMIELVFVIVVAGILAAVFIPRFERDNIAEAAYQVARHIRLTQHHAMVEDRFNDAPAGVDWKETNWRITFVSGTSGECYQVHADRNGNGGTPGSDEWAVDPMTKKGLFGGSSCNGTNDDVLLWKSFGISSVTVCGVATSSGGIKNLAFDHLGRAGQISGNTMNLLANDCTVHLTTSDGHTADVLVTKETGFVKVANIDGTAL